A genomic window from Candidatus Zixiibacteriota bacterium includes:
- the trpA gene encoding tryptophan synthase subunit alpha, with protein MTNRIRSRLDKLGKNKLLVPFFTAGYPDMKTSFEFVRVAADNGADFVELGMPFSDPLADGPLIQHSSHVALQQGTNLDQILDGVSQLRKHTNVPIILMGYYNPIWSYGEERFLRDASAAGVDGLIIPDLPVDEAHTYSAAIRKYDLSAIFLVAPTSTPDRIRLIDRRSTDFIYAVTITGVTGARTQFDTDTDRYLGDLAQRLKKPFVAGFGVSSPESARRLCHNANGVVIGSALVSIIREARSKPASLQAVGGFLRRIRSALD; from the coding sequence GTGACCAACCGCATTCGCTCCCGGCTGGATAAGCTGGGCAAAAATAAACTGCTGGTGCCTTTTTTCACGGCTGGATATCCCGACATGAAAACGTCCTTCGAATTCGTTCGGGTGGCGGCAGACAATGGAGCGGATTTCGTAGAGTTAGGGATGCCGTTCTCTGATCCGCTGGCGGATGGTCCCCTGATTCAACATAGCTCCCACGTCGCATTGCAACAGGGCACGAACTTGGATCAAATTCTCGATGGCGTCTCGCAATTGCGAAAGCATACCAATGTTCCCATCATTTTGATGGGATATTACAATCCGATCTGGAGTTATGGCGAAGAGCGTTTCCTGCGCGATGCCTCGGCCGCCGGTGTGGATGGGCTAATTATTCCAGACTTGCCGGTTGACGAGGCGCACACCTATAGTGCGGCTATACGTAAATACGACCTGTCGGCTATATTCCTGGTCGCCCCAACATCGACTCCAGACCGCATACGATTGATCGATCGCAGATCAACTGATTTTATCTATGCTGTGACCATTACAGGCGTAACTGGTGCCCGTACTCAGTTTGATACAGATACAGATCGCTACCTTGGTGATCTGGCACAGCGACTGAAAAAACCGTTTGTCGCCGGTTTTGGTGTATCATCGCCCGAATCTGCCCGACGACTGTGTCACAATGCCAATGGCGTGGTGATCGGCTCCGCCCTTGTATCAATAATACGCGAAGCACGATCCAAACCGGCGTCGCTTCAAGCTGTGGGCGGCTTCCTGCGCAGGATACGAAGCGCCTTGGATTAA
- a CDS encoding phosphoribosylanthranilate isomerase, with protein sequence MKRFSVKVCGLTRPKDAALSTGLGADMIGMIFYRKSPRWVSQQQALKIVSAVSPTVSRVGVFVNRDIEGVLKVARRLRLDYVQLHSGFSNNDIKFVQREGFKVIEAFHIRARTDYESAMSSKADLILLDNATAAVPGGTGQCFDWSHKPPRRIPNLVLAGGIDVHNVEQGINRFAPLVVDVNSGVESSPGIKSDSKLRRFFTLCNRLRYGRQE encoded by the coding sequence ATGAAACGCTTCTCGGTGAAAGTCTGTGGGTTGACTCGGCCAAAGGATGCCGCACTGTCCACCGGGCTGGGTGCGGATATGATCGGTATGATATTCTACCGCAAATCTCCCCGCTGGGTAAGCCAACAGCAGGCATTGAAGATCGTTTCTGCTGTGTCACCTACCGTAAGCCGGGTGGGTGTATTTGTCAACCGTGACATAGAGGGAGTGTTGAAAGTTGCCCGCCGATTGCGACTGGATTATGTTCAACTCCATAGCGGTTTTTCGAACAATGACATCAAGTTTGTCCAGCGAGAAGGATTCAAAGTGATCGAGGCTTTTCATATCAGGGCCAGGACTGACTATGAATCGGCTATGTCCAGCAAGGCCGACCTTATCCTATTGGACAATGCTACTGCCGCCGTACCGGGAGGAACCGGGCAATGTTTCGATTGGAGCCATAAACCTCCGCGCAGGATTCCCAACCTGGTTCTGGCTGGTGGAATAGATGTTCACAATGTTGAGCAGGGAATCAATCGTTTTGCGCCACTGGTGGTTGATGTCAATTCCGGTGTCGAGTCATCCCCCGGGATCAAGTCAGACTCGAAACTACGTCGTTTCTTCACCCTTTGTAACAGGCTGAGATATGGCCGGCAGGAATAA
- the aroA gene encoding 3-phosphoshikimate 1-carboxyvinyltransferase → MKTLHPVRKVNGTICVPGDKSIGHRVALLSLLASDSITVTNFPGAADCQSSLQAIGQLGVRVEKDGDTLTLSSPETIQSKPGTAIDCGNSGTTVRLLSGILAGMDGEVTLSGDESLSSRPMKRIITPLTEMGAEIFSDDGHLPLRIRGGKLLPFEYRLPVASAQVKSALLLAGLASRCSVTVREDIITRDHTEIMIKQLGGELNVRDIKQVLVRDPNDPRKSHRESPEPFKREILLSSRAKLTEGTIDIPGDISTGAFFLAAAAIGGGSVTIENLGLNPTRTAFLDHLKSFGAAVAMTNRKVVCGEPRGTVTVSAGKLKPRRISGSTTVGLIDEIPIVAVMAAFAPGTTIIRDAAELRVKESDRLEAVAHNLKLMGIKCGVLEDGLAIDGSTECSGADFKSFGDHRIAMAFSIASLFAVGPSTIDDESVVAISCPEFWDLLEMIKG, encoded by the coding sequence ATGAAAACGCTTCATCCAGTCAGGAAAGTAAACGGAACAATATGTGTACCGGGTGACAAGTCTATTGGCCACCGTGTGGCGTTGCTGTCACTATTGGCAAGTGACTCAATAACAGTGACGAACTTCCCCGGTGCGGCGGATTGCCAGAGTTCCTTACAGGCGATCGGGCAGTTGGGAGTGCGCGTCGAGAAGGATGGCGACACGCTGACTCTGTCGTCTCCGGAGACTATTCAATCGAAACCAGGTACAGCTATAGATTGCGGCAACAGTGGAACAACAGTGCGGTTGTTGTCAGGCATTCTGGCTGGCATGGACGGAGAGGTGACTCTCTCCGGCGATGAATCATTGTCTTCACGGCCAATGAAGAGAATCATCACTCCGCTAACGGAGATGGGGGCAGAGATATTCTCTGATGACGGTCACTTGCCGTTGAGGATAAGAGGCGGGAAGCTGTTGCCCTTTGAATATCGCCTGCCGGTGGCTTCGGCCCAGGTAAAATCGGCCCTGTTGCTGGCGGGATTGGCCTCACGTTGTTCTGTCACGGTGCGTGAGGACATCATCACCCGCGACCACACTGAGATCATGATCAAGCAACTGGGAGGGGAACTCAACGTACGAGACATCAAGCAGGTGCTTGTGCGCGATCCGAACGACCCTCGCAAGAGTCATCGGGAGTCGCCGGAACCGTTCAAGCGAGAGATATTGCTATCTTCACGGGCGAAACTTACCGAGGGAACTATCGATATCCCCGGCGATATTTCCACCGGCGCGTTCTTTCTTGCTGCAGCGGCTATCGGCGGTGGATCCGTAACCATAGAGAATCTTGGCCTTAATCCTACTCGCACTGCTTTTCTGGATCACCTGAAGTCCTTCGGTGCTGCGGTTGCAATGACCAACCGTAAGGTTGTCTGCGGCGAGCCACGAGGGACGGTGACGGTATCTGCAGGGAAACTCAAACCACGCCGGATCAGTGGCTCTACCACCGTAGGACTGATCGATGAAATCCCCATCGTAGCGGTTATGGCGGCGTTCGCACCGGGTACCACAATTATCAGGGATGCGGCCGAATTGCGAGTGAAGGAATCAGATCGACTCGAAGCGGTAGCTCACAATTTGAAATTGATGGGCATCAAATGTGGTGTTCTCGAAGATGGACTGGCTATTGACGGGAGTACGGAGTGCTCGGGGGCGGATTTCAAGAGTTTTGGAGATCATCGGATTGCAATGGCGTTCTCGATTGCATCTCTGTTTGCAGTGGGTCCATCAACTATTGATGATGAATCTGTAGTGGCTATCTCCTGCCCGGAGTTCTGGGATCTACTGGAGATGATCAAAGGATGA
- a CDS encoding MFS transporter, with the protein MAATQEHPDTPVIPQGKGFGLKAGFGEYLATLRLFSRNIRLYLLGSFFMGVNFQVFMLLLNLYLKEQGFPESDIGLVGSTRAIGMTLIAIPAAILLTRISLKLILLISITLFAVFSVGIVTVDSLELIMGMAVLSGMAFSFYRVAGGPFFMQNSGRRERTHVFSFSFGMMILAGMVGSLGAGHLATWLGEYTGEIVLGYRYTLYAGIAFSMLALVPFMMIRTSARPAEDRKLSLSWEQLKTRGRFYFRIGSVNFLVGLGAGLVIPFLNLYFSDRFNQSADTIGIFYFLVQCAMLVGSLSGPLLARRFGLVRTIVITQLASIPFLLVLSYSYILPLAVFAFVIRGGLMNLGWPIVVNLGMELSDKKEQGFVNALIMVAWTSSWMVSSAVGGIFIEQYGYTFTMNITIVLYVVSTVVFYLFFRHVETHDQATGDWTILKEKVS; encoded by the coding sequence ATGGCCGCCACTCAAGAACATCCCGACACACCTGTCATTCCCCAAGGCAAAGGGTTTGGGCTAAAGGCTGGCTTTGGAGAGTATCTCGCCACACTGAGACTGTTTTCCAGAAACATAAGGCTATATCTGCTTGGCTCGTTCTTTATGGGAGTCAACTTTCAGGTCTTCATGCTCCTGCTCAATCTGTATCTAAAAGAGCAGGGGTTTCCTGAAAGCGATATCGGACTGGTGGGATCAACCAGAGCGATTGGGATGACATTGATCGCCATCCCGGCCGCCATCCTACTGACACGGATCAGCCTCAAGTTAATACTTTTGATCAGTATTACGTTGTTTGCGGTTTTCAGCGTTGGAATTGTTACAGTCGATTCGTTGGAGCTTATAATGGGGATGGCGGTCCTGAGCGGGATGGCATTCTCATTCTACCGGGTGGCTGGTGGTCCGTTTTTTATGCAGAACTCCGGACGACGGGAGCGCACTCATGTCTTCTCGTTCTCCTTTGGTATGATGATTCTGGCCGGCATGGTCGGCTCGCTGGGTGCCGGACATCTGGCGACCTGGCTGGGAGAATACACTGGGGAAATAGTGCTGGGCTATCGGTACACACTTTACGCCGGGATAGCCTTCAGTATGCTCGCGCTGGTACCGTTCATGATGATCCGAACTTCCGCACGTCCGGCGGAGGATCGCAAGCTTTCTCTGTCATGGGAACAGTTGAAGACTCGTGGCAGGTTCTACTTTCGGATCGGGTCTGTCAATTTTCTGGTTGGATTGGGGGCCGGTTTGGTGATTCCGTTCCTGAATCTGTATTTCAGCGATCGGTTCAATCAATCGGCCGATACTATTGGGATATTCTACTTTCTTGTGCAGTGCGCTATGTTAGTTGGCTCACTGTCGGGGCCTTTGCTGGCTCGACGCTTCGGACTCGTCAGGACAATTGTCATCACCCAGTTGGCCTCTATTCCGTTTTTGCTGGTGCTGTCATATAGTTACATTTTGCCTTTGGCGGTGTTTGCCTTTGTGATTCGGGGCGGACTGATGAACCTCGGTTGGCCAATCGTAGTCAACCTGGGTATGGAGCTGTCCGATAAGAAAGAGCAGGGGTTTGTGAATGCCCTGATAATGGTGGCCTGGACATCTTCGTGGATGGTTTCCTCGGCGGTGGGAGGAATATTCATTGAACAGTACGGATACACTTTTACGATGAATATCACTATCGTGCTATATGTTGTCTCCACAGTTGTATTTTATCTTTTCTTCCGTCACGTGGAGACCCACGACCAAGCCACCGGGGACTGGACAATCCTGAAGGAGAAAGTATCGTGA
- the argS gene encoding arginine--tRNA ligase — MSKDEFKQQFAAHVAEAFQQCYADKFQELGQQQVFDPDFIYDLLEKPKDPRMGRFALPVFRFARIVGDKPPTIASRIAEIFRKTDSVTITATGGFLNAQVDSATLATKTIGQVLEAQKNYGASSEGDGKNLLVEYSSVNIAKPFGIAHLRTTILGASLRTIFKKLGYNAVGINYLGDWGTQFGKLIVAFRKWSKEYSGKDITRIAMLFLLYVRFHKMAKEDKSLVEDARNVFRALEGGGDAKTTELWQQFRSQSIEEFKRIYDRLGVEFDLITGEANLNDKMQPIIERLEKAELTRISEGALVVDVDDTQLPPCLLKKADGATLYATRDIAGAFWRYEKFGYDQSLYVVANSQSDHFKQVFGVIKRLEEAEQTPDNQRLTPRLKHVDFGWVKFGDRAMSTRGGNVIPVEDVIDKAASLVTDMIREKNPDLENIDDTAAMVGVGAVKFSQLSVKRQTDVNFNWEAVLSFEGETGPYLQYTHARLCSLERKFGQPVTADVNVVMLDGEEERRVVELLADFPEAIADAARNYDPYFIAAHSLRLAGAFNKFYQRKAPDGRVDKIISDNTSLTAARMALVVSVRLVIGEGLRLLGIQAPEEM, encoded by the coding sequence ATGAGCAAGGACGAGTTCAAACAGCAGTTTGCGGCGCATGTCGCCGAAGCCTTCCAACAGTGCTATGCTGACAAGTTTCAGGAACTGGGCCAGCAACAAGTATTTGACCCCGATTTCATTTACGATCTCCTTGAAAAACCAAAAGACCCGAGAATGGGACGCTTCGCGCTGCCGGTGTTTCGCTTTGCACGTATTGTTGGAGACAAACCTCCCACCATTGCCTCCAGGATTGCAGAGATATTTAGGAAAACGGACTCTGTGACGATTACTGCCACTGGCGGCTTCCTTAATGCTCAGGTGGATAGTGCGACTCTCGCTACAAAGACAATTGGGCAGGTCCTTGAAGCCCAGAAGAACTACGGCGCAAGCTCTGAAGGCGACGGAAAGAACCTCCTGGTTGAATATTCTTCAGTCAATATAGCCAAACCATTCGGGATCGCGCATCTACGCACAACGATTCTGGGAGCATCGCTCAGAACGATCTTCAAGAAACTCGGCTACAATGCTGTTGGCATCAACTACCTCGGTGACTGGGGTACGCAATTCGGCAAGCTTATTGTCGCGTTCCGCAAGTGGAGTAAGGAATATTCGGGGAAGGATATCACTAGAATCGCCATGCTCTTTCTTCTGTATGTACGTTTCCATAAAATGGCGAAAGAAGACAAATCACTCGTTGAAGACGCAAGGAATGTGTTCCGGGCTCTTGAGGGAGGTGGCGACGCTAAAACAACCGAACTGTGGCAGCAATTCAGATCGCAATCCATCGAGGAATTCAAACGCATCTATGATCGCCTCGGAGTTGAGTTTGATCTTATCACCGGAGAGGCCAATCTCAATGACAAAATGCAACCGATCATCGAACGGCTGGAGAAGGCTGAACTGACCCGCATATCTGAAGGAGCGCTGGTTGTTGATGTAGATGATACTCAGCTGCCACCTTGCCTGCTAAAGAAGGCGGACGGTGCAACTTTGTATGCGACGCGTGATATCGCCGGTGCTTTCTGGCGCTATGAGAAATTTGGATATGATCAGTCGCTGTACGTCGTGGCCAATTCTCAGAGTGACCATTTCAAGCAGGTCTTTGGTGTTATCAAACGACTCGAAGAGGCCGAACAGACACCTGACAATCAGCGTCTGACACCTCGCTTGAAGCATGTTGATTTCGGGTGGGTCAAGTTCGGCGACAGGGCGATGTCTACTCGGGGAGGTAACGTCATTCCGGTTGAGGATGTCATTGACAAAGCGGCATCACTTGTTACTGATATGATCCGGGAAAAGAACCCCGACCTTGAGAATATTGACGACACTGCTGCTATGGTTGGCGTGGGAGCGGTCAAGTTCTCTCAGCTGTCTGTCAAACGTCAAACAGACGTCAATTTCAATTGGGAGGCGGTGCTTAGTTTTGAAGGGGAGACCGGACCGTACTTGCAGTATACCCATGCCCGGCTCTGTTCATTGGAGCGGAAGTTTGGCCAGCCCGTCACTGCGGATGTGAATGTCGTTATGCTGGACGGAGAGGAGGAACGGCGAGTTGTTGAATTGCTGGCCGATTTCCCCGAGGCGATTGCCGATGCCGCCCGCAACTACGATCCGTATTTCATAGCCGCTCATTCGTTGAGGTTGGCCGGTGCGTTTAACAAGTTTTACCAGCGCAAGGCACCCGATGGACGCGTAGACAAGATCATATCTGATAATACCTCCCTGACCGCCGCACGTATGGCGCTTGTGGTGAGCGTTCGTCTCGTGATCGGCGAGGGATTACGCCTGCTTGGGATTCAAGCGCCGGAGGAAATGTAG
- the trpC gene encoding indole-3-glycerol phosphate synthase TrpC, with protein MKDILQQIVRDKRLEVDELQGALPLERLQTQISPRSERPFHDALSQTGTINIIAELKQGSPSKGLLVDSFNPALWARQYRDGGAAALSVLTDQKYFYGRPEYMGMAKREANLPILCKDFVINRYQIYYARYMQADAILLIVRLLTPKLLVEYLNVADTVGLDCLVETHNAEEVNKAVDCGANIIGVNNRNLHDFSISLETSEKLARLIPEDVIKVTESGIATKEDVSRLKEVGFNCFLIGGALMTASDPVAHLRSLRKQ; from the coding sequence GTGAAGGATATCCTGCAGCAGATAGTCCGTGACAAGAGGTTGGAGGTTGATGAGCTACAGGGTGCCCTACCACTGGAAAGATTACAGACTCAAATATCTCCACGCTCCGAACGACCGTTTCATGATGCCCTTAGCCAAACGGGGACGATCAATATAATCGCCGAACTAAAGCAAGGTTCGCCATCGAAAGGACTCCTTGTTGACAGCTTCAATCCTGCCTTATGGGCGAGACAGTATCGCGACGGTGGCGCGGCAGCTCTTTCGGTGTTGACGGACCAGAAGTATTTCTACGGTCGCCCCGAGTATATGGGCATGGCCAAACGTGAGGCTAACCTTCCGATTCTATGCAAGGATTTTGTTATCAATCGCTATCAAATATACTATGCACGCTACATGCAAGCTGATGCTATCTTGTTGATAGTACGCCTACTTACACCCAAACTCCTAGTGGAGTACTTGAATGTCGCCGACACGGTTGGGCTTGATTGTCTGGTAGAGACACACAATGCCGAAGAAGTGAATAAAGCCGTTGATTGTGGTGCGAACATCATTGGCGTCAATAACCGCAACTTGCATGATTTCAGTATCTCACTGGAGACCTCCGAGAAACTGGCGCGACTTATTCCCGAGGATGTTATCAAAGTGACTGAATCAGGTATTGCTACCAAAGAAGATGTCTCACGTTTGAAGGAGGTCGGGTTCAATTGCTTTCTGATCGGTGGAGCACTTATGACAGCTTCTGATCCGGTCGCTCATCTAAGATCGCTGAGGAAGCAATGA
- the aroF gene encoding 3-deoxy-7-phosphoheptulonate synthase: MLIVMDTSAPKSAVENVCKLIESMGLTAHPMPGAQRTAIGVTGNKLQVDADRIMTQAGVREIIHVTKPYKLVSREFYPESSVIEVGDVKIGGPEFVIMAGPCSVENREQTLIIAEAVAKGGAKILRGGAYKPRTSPYSFQGLKEEGLKILAEARDKFGLKIVTEAIDTETIDLVSDYSDIVQIGARNMQNYSLLRKAGQQKKAVLLKRGLAATVEELLMAAEYIMAEGNSNVILCERGVRTFAEHTRNTLDLSAVPYVKRTSHLPIIVDPSHGTGRKDKVIPLSRAAIAVGADGIIVEVHHDPGNALSDGPQSITPSMFEELAHQMHKMAGVLDRTCL, from the coding sequence ATGCTTATTGTAATGGATACCTCGGCCCCCAAAAGTGCGGTCGAAAACGTATGTAAGCTGATTGAATCGATGGGACTGACGGCCCACCCAATGCCCGGTGCACAGCGCACTGCTATCGGAGTTACGGGCAACAAGCTACAGGTTGATGCGGATCGTATTATGACTCAGGCGGGGGTCCGGGAAATCATCCACGTAACCAAACCATACAAATTGGTTAGTCGGGAGTTTTACCCGGAGTCGAGTGTAATCGAGGTTGGCGACGTGAAGATCGGAGGACCAGAGTTTGTTATCATGGCCGGTCCCTGTTCTGTGGAAAATCGCGAGCAGACCCTTATTATTGCTGAGGCCGTTGCCAAAGGCGGGGCCAAGATTCTGCGAGGGGGAGCATACAAACCGCGCACTTCCCCGTACAGCTTCCAGGGTCTCAAAGAAGAGGGACTAAAAATACTGGCCGAAGCACGGGACAAATTCGGATTGAAAATTGTCACTGAGGCTATAGACACAGAGACCATTGACCTGGTTTCAGACTACTCGGACATTGTACAGATCGGCGCTCGCAATATGCAGAACTACTCGCTTCTTAGAAAAGCAGGCCAGCAAAAGAAGGCTGTATTGCTGAAACGTGGTCTGGCGGCCACTGTCGAGGAGCTACTCATGGCGGCTGAGTATATCATGGCGGAGGGGAACTCAAACGTCATACTATGCGAACGCGGAGTACGAACCTTCGCCGAACATACCCGCAACACGCTTGACTTGTCGGCCGTACCTTATGTCAAACGAACCAGCCATTTACCGATTATCGTTGACCCCAGTCATGGAACCGGACGCAAGGACAAAGTAATCCCATTGTCACGGGCTGCAATTGCCGTTGGAGCTGACGGCATAATAGTTGAAGTTCACCACGATCCTGGGAACGCACTGTCGGATGGACCGCAATCCATCACACCGTCAATGTTCGAAGAATTGGCACACCAAATGCACAAAATGGCCGGAGTGCTCGACCGTACCTGCCTATGA
- the trpB gene encoding tryptophan synthase subunit beta, whose translation MAGRNKKTPDRRGRFGPYGGRYVPETVVYALDELEQCFSRVCRESAFKAELRTYLTDYVGRPTPLYFAERFSEYLKGPEIYFKREDLNHTGAHKINNTVGQILLARHMGKRRIIAETGAGQHGLATATVCARFGMECVVYMGAEDIERQAPNVEKMRLLGATIVPVTSGSQTLKDATSEALRDWVTNVRHTFYIIGSVVGPHPYPMIVREFQSVIGKETKRQCRQHWGGLPDMIVACVGGGSNAIGTFDAFRNEPKVELVGVEAAGLGLRSGRHAATLTRGKPGVLHGAYSYLLYNQDGQIVLPHSISAGLDYPGVGPEHSFLRDSGQVRYEAVTDRQALRAFKLVSRLEGIIPALETSHALAYLIKTGKTLRKDQKIVVCLSGRGDKDMGIIEPGERL comes from the coding sequence ATGGCCGGCAGGAATAAGAAGACACCCGATCGCCGGGGAAGGTTTGGCCCTTACGGTGGACGCTATGTACCCGAAACGGTCGTCTATGCGCTCGATGAACTGGAACAGTGCTTCAGTAGAGTGTGCAGGGAATCAGCGTTCAAGGCCGAACTTCGCACCTACCTGACTGACTATGTTGGACGTCCCACGCCGTTGTATTTTGCAGAGCGATTCAGTGAGTATCTCAAAGGACCGGAAATCTACTTCAAGCGGGAAGACCTTAATCACACCGGGGCGCATAAGATCAATAACACGGTCGGACAGATTTTATTAGCGCGCCACATGGGCAAACGGCGCATTATTGCCGAGACTGGAGCCGGACAACACGGCCTTGCCACGGCTACTGTCTGTGCCCGATTCGGAATGGAATGTGTTGTCTACATGGGGGCTGAGGATATCGAAAGACAAGCACCCAACGTTGAGAAAATGCGTTTGCTGGGAGCTACTATTGTCCCGGTGACGAGTGGTTCGCAAACACTCAAAGACGCAACCAGTGAGGCGCTCCGAGATTGGGTGACCAATGTACGCCATACGTTTTATATCATTGGCTCAGTCGTTGGCCCGCATCCTTACCCGATGATTGTTCGTGAGTTCCAGTCAGTAATAGGAAAAGAAACCAAGCGGCAATGCCGCCAGCACTGGGGCGGGCTTCCCGATATGATTGTTGCCTGCGTAGGGGGAGGTTCCAATGCCATAGGTACTTTTGATGCCTTTAGAAATGAACCGAAAGTCGAACTTGTTGGAGTCGAAGCAGCAGGATTGGGGTTGCGGTCGGGCCGTCATGCTGCGACTCTTACGCGCGGTAAACCGGGAGTTCTGCATGGAGCATACAGTTATCTTCTATATAATCAGGACGGTCAGATTGTACTGCCGCATTCGATCTCGGCTGGACTCGACTACCCGGGAGTCGGCCCGGAACACTCATTTCTACGTGACAGCGGTCAGGTGCGATATGAGGCTGTCACCGATCGTCAGGCGCTCAGAGCATTTAAGCTCGTATCGCGGTTGGAGGGGATAATACCAGCGTTGGAAACATCGCACGCGCTGGCCTACCTGATCAAGACGGGGAAGACCTTGCGGAAGGACCAGAAGATTGTGGTTTGTCTTTCCGGCCGAGGTGACAAAGATATGGGAATAATCGAGCCAGGGGAGAGGCTGTGA